One window of the Terriglobales bacterium genome contains the following:
- the nth gene encoding endonuclease III, which yields MARGMVTRQPSRSGRHERVARPSDGTRRSVKGMPAQASRTIALHWPKGKPRAGGKYDPVAPERIREILKRLDQDYPGATCALEHRSAWDLLVATILSAQCTDVRVNKVTPLLFAKYPSVRHFAALKPEELEPDIRSTGFFRNKSKSIVGAAQRVVSAYGGKVPDTMEELLTLPGVARKTANVVLGTWFKKAVGVVVDTHVQRIARRLELTKETDAAKIEQDLMRVIPREKWIEFAHQLIWHGRKVCVARKPRCVECRLENLCHAADKTWSTVEVHKAAKP from the coding sequence ATGGCGAGAGGAATGGTGACCCGGCAGCCGTCGCGCAGCGGACGCCATGAGCGTGTGGCACGGCCTTCCGACGGAACACGCCGATCGGTCAAGGGGATGCCGGCACAAGCGTCACGGACCATCGCGCTTCACTGGCCCAAGGGGAAGCCAAGAGCCGGCGGGAAGTACGATCCGGTGGCGCCGGAGCGCATCCGGGAGATTCTCAAGCGGCTCGACCAGGACTATCCCGGCGCGACCTGTGCTCTGGAGCACAGGAGCGCCTGGGACCTGCTGGTGGCCACGATCCTCTCCGCCCAATGCACAGACGTGCGCGTGAACAAGGTGACGCCGCTGCTCTTCGCAAAATACCCCAGCGTCCGGCATTTCGCGGCGCTCAAGCCGGAAGAGCTGGAGCCGGATATCCGCTCGACGGGGTTTTTCCGCAATAAGTCCAAGTCCATCGTGGGAGCGGCGCAGCGCGTGGTGAGCGCGTACGGCGGGAAAGTCCCGGACACAATGGAAGAGCTGCTGACGCTGCCGGGCGTGGCCCGCAAGACGGCGAACGTCGTCCTCGGGACGTGGTTCAAGAAGGCCGTGGGCGTGGTGGTGGATACGCACGTGCAGCGCATTGCGCGGCGGCTGGAGCTAACAAAAGAGACCGACGCGGCCAAGATCGAGCAGGATCTGATGCGCGTGATCCCGCGGGAGAAGTGGATCGAGTTCGCCCACCAACTGATCTGGCACGGGCGCAAGGTGTGCGTGGCCCGCAAGCCGCGCTGCGTCGAGTGCCGCCTGGAGAACCTGTGCCACGCCGCCGACAAGACCTGGTCCACGGTCGAGGTGCACAAGGCGGCGAAGCCGTAG
- a CDS encoding DedA family protein yields MIARVLGWLSSFVIWTISSTGYLGIVILMAIESACIPLPSEVIMPFSGYLVYTGRFNLWWVATAGAVGCNVGSVLAYELGYYGGRPLVEKYGAYVLLSHRELEWADRFFARYGSAAVFIARLLPVIRTFIALPAGIARMPRVPFHVYTFLGSWPWCFGLAWLGMKAGENWNYLGPYFHEFDAVIGVLLAAGAIWFVWSRWKHRVRAA; encoded by the coding sequence ATGATCGCCCGCGTCCTCGGCTGGCTGAGCAGCTTCGTTATCTGGACCATCTCAAGCACGGGATATCTGGGCATCGTGATCCTCATGGCCATCGAATCGGCCTGCATCCCGCTGCCTTCGGAAGTCATCATGCCGTTCTCCGGCTATCTGGTGTATACGGGGCGCTTCAACCTGTGGTGGGTAGCTACTGCCGGCGCCGTCGGCTGCAACGTGGGCTCGGTCCTCGCCTACGAGCTGGGCTACTACGGCGGCCGGCCGCTGGTCGAAAAGTACGGCGCCTACGTGTTGCTCAGCCATCGCGAGCTCGAGTGGGCCGACCGCTTCTTCGCCCGCTATGGCTCCGCCGCGGTGTTCATCGCGCGCCTGCTGCCGGTCATCCGGACTTTTATCGCGCTGCCCGCCGGCATCGCCCGCATGCCCCGCGTGCCTTTCCACGTTTACACCTTCCTCGGCTCCTGGCCGTGGTGCTTCGGTCTCGCCTGGCTGGGAATGAAGGCGGGGGAAAACTGGAACTACCTCGGTCCCTACTTCCACGAGTTCGACGCCGTCATTGGCGTGCTGCTGGCCGCCGGAGCCATCTGGTTCGTCTGGTCGCGCTGGAAGCACCGCGTGCGCGCCGCATAG
- a CDS encoding inositol-3-phosphate synthase has product MARVSAPKKDARRPASIAPARGKLGVMIPGMGAVATTFVAGVEAIRRGLAAPIGSLTQMGTIRLGKRTEARTPAIKDFVPLTNLPDLVFTGWDIFPDDMYVAASKAGVLEQSLLDRVKPFLQSIKPRKAVFDRRYVKKLDGPNVKKGRNKMELAEQVREDIRQFQKTSGADRLVMIWCGSTEVFLTPGPAHASLAAFEKALQKNDDSIAPSMIYAYAALQEGVPFANGAPNLTVDIPAMHELARRHQAPICGKDFKTGQTLLKTILAPGFKARMIGLHGWFSTNILGNRDGEVLDDPESFKTKEESKLSVLEQILQPELYPALYQGFHHKVRINYYPPRGDNKEGWDNIDIFGWLGYPMQIKVDFLCRDSILAAPIVLDLVLFLDLAQRAPALRRLGIQEWLSFYFKSPMTAPGLYPEHDLFIQLMKLKNTLRHLKGEALITHLGLEYYD; this is encoded by the coding sequence ATGGCACGTGTTTCCGCTCCGAAGAAGGACGCCCGCCGCCCGGCCTCGATTGCCCCGGCCAGGGGCAAGCTGGGTGTGATGATTCCCGGCATGGGCGCCGTCGCCACCACCTTTGTCGCCGGCGTCGAGGCCATCCGCCGCGGCCTGGCCGCCCCCATCGGCTCCCTCACCCAGATGGGCACTATTCGCCTGGGCAAGCGCACCGAGGCGCGCACTCCCGCCATCAAGGATTTCGTCCCGCTCACCAACCTGCCTGACCTGGTCTTTACCGGCTGGGACATCTTCCCCGACGACATGTACGTAGCCGCCTCCAAAGCCGGCGTGCTCGAGCAGTCACTTTTGGACCGGGTCAAACCCTTCCTGCAATCCATCAAGCCGCGCAAAGCGGTTTTTGACCGGCGCTACGTCAAGAAGCTCGACGGCCCCAACGTCAAGAAGGGCCGTAACAAGATGGAACTGGCCGAGCAGGTGAGGGAAGACATCCGCCAGTTCCAGAAGACCTCCGGCGCAGACCGCCTGGTGATGATCTGGTGCGGCTCCACGGAAGTCTTCCTCACGCCCGGCCCCGCGCACGCCTCACTCGCTGCTTTCGAAAAAGCGCTGCAGAAAAACGACGACAGCATCGCGCCCTCGATGATCTACGCCTACGCCGCCCTGCAGGAAGGCGTGCCCTTCGCCAACGGCGCCCCCAACCTCACCGTGGATATCCCCGCCATGCACGAGCTGGCGCGCCGCCACCAGGCCCCCATCTGCGGCAAGGACTTCAAGACCGGCCAGACGCTGCTCAAGACCATCCTCGCGCCCGGCTTCAAGGCCCGCATGATCGGCCTGCACGGCTGGTTCTCCACCAACATCCTGGGCAACCGCGATGGCGAAGTGCTCGACGACCCTGAATCGTTCAAGACCAAGGAAGAATCCAAGCTCTCCGTCCTCGAGCAGATCCTCCAGCCCGAGCTTTACCCCGCGCTCTACCAGGGCTTCCACCACAAGGTGCGCATCAACTACTACCCGCCGCGGGGCGACAACAAAGAGGGTTGGGATAACATCGATATCTTCGGCTGGCTGGGCTACCCCATGCAGATCAAGGTGGACTTCCTCTGCCGCGACTCCATCCTGGCCGCTCCCATCGTGCTCGACCTCGTCCTCTTCCTCGACCTCGCCCAGCGTGCCCCCGCCCTCCGTCGCCTGGGCATCCAGGAATGGCTCAGCTTCTACTTCAAGTCGCCGATGACCGCCCCGGGCCTCTACCCCGAGCACGACCTGTTTATCCAGTTGATGAAGCTGAAGAACACGCTCCGCCACCTGAAGGGCGAAGCGCTGATCACGCACCTGGGGCTGGAGTACTACGACTAG
- a CDS encoding SDR family oxidoreductase, which produces MANARVAVITGSSSGFGLLTAVEMARRGYRVVATMRNLERRGLLDEAAAEAGVAERIDVRRLDVTETLAVGQVVEGIVRDYGRIDVLVNNAGFAMAGFIEDLKLEEIREQLDTNFFGHVAMTKAVLPVMRVQRSGHILMISSINGRAATPVVSSYSASKWALEGWSEALRMEMLALGVKVVLIEPGAYKTDIWDRNAKIGERVFDPASPNAERGRRYAEYVKTKVVKRDARVVARKIADIADDPNPRLRYLVGPDAHMMTWIKALLPWKVYEQLITKAIRVA; this is translated from the coding sequence GTGGCAAACGCGAGGGTAGCGGTTATCACAGGGTCTTCGAGCGGCTTTGGGTTGCTGACGGCGGTAGAGATGGCGCGGCGGGGATATCGGGTCGTGGCGACCATGCGCAACCTGGAGCGGCGGGGGCTGCTGGACGAGGCGGCGGCCGAGGCGGGCGTCGCCGAGCGCATCGACGTGCGCCGGCTCGACGTCACCGAGACGCTGGCCGTCGGACAGGTGGTCGAAGGCATTGTGCGCGACTATGGGCGCATCGACGTGCTGGTGAACAACGCCGGGTTCGCCATGGCCGGGTTCATCGAGGACCTGAAGCTGGAAGAGATACGCGAGCAACTGGACACCAATTTCTTTGGTCATGTCGCCATGACCAAAGCGGTGCTACCGGTGATGCGGGTGCAGAGAAGCGGGCACATCCTGATGATCTCCTCCATCAATGGGCGGGCGGCGACGCCGGTGGTGAGTTCGTATTCGGCGTCGAAATGGGCGCTGGAAGGATGGAGCGAGGCGCTGCGCATGGAGATGCTGGCACTCGGCGTCAAAGTGGTGCTGATCGAGCCCGGCGCCTACAAGACCGACATTTGGGACCGCAACGCGAAGATCGGCGAGCGGGTGTTCGATCCCGCCTCGCCCAACGCGGAACGAGGGAGACGCTACGCGGAGTATGTGAAGACCAAGGTAGTCAAACGCGACGCGCGTGTAGTGGCCCGGAAGATCGCCGATATCGCGGATGATCCCAACCCGCGGCTGCGTTATCTGGTAGGCCCGGATGCGCACATGATGACGTGGATCAAGGCGCTATTGCCGTGGAAGGTGTATGAGCAGCTGATCACGAAAGCGATACGGGTCGCGTGA
- the hemQ gene encoding hydrogen peroxide-dependent heme synthase, which produces MASRSRLAVPAAQGELFAVPLTLEGSSVLHQMLRFRWSAWRELPQADKSAIVDEASATLTALERSNSALYSLLGHKGDLMLVHFRDSFDQLKQAELALSGLRLWDFLEPATSYLSVIELGLYDSSTKLYRQLQEQGVEPHSPEWKAIIEETLERQKEAMRPRLYPEIPAARYICFYPMDRRRGEHKNWYTLPIEERARQMEEHGLVGRRYAGTVRQIITGSIGFDDWEWGVDLFADDPLIFKKLIYEMRFDEVSAVYALFGHFYVGLRVSAGRLGELLSGTLPAYSPEK; this is translated from the coding sequence ATGGCATCGCGTAGCAGACTCGCGGTTCCGGCGGCGCAGGGCGAGCTGTTCGCCGTCCCGCTGACCCTTGAAGGCTCAAGCGTCCTGCACCAGATGCTGCGTTTCCGCTGGTCGGCGTGGCGTGAACTGCCGCAGGCCGACAAGTCCGCCATTGTCGACGAAGCCTCCGCCACCCTGACCGCTCTGGAGCGCTCGAACAGCGCTCTCTACTCGCTGCTGGGCCACAAGGGCGATCTCATGCTGGTGCACTTCCGCGATTCCTTCGACCAGCTCAAGCAAGCCGAGCTCGCCCTCTCCGGCCTGCGCCTGTGGGACTTCCTTGAACCCGCCACTTCCTACCTCTCGGTCATCGAGCTCGGTCTTTACGACTCCTCCACCAAACTCTATCGGCAATTGCAGGAGCAAGGGGTCGAGCCGCACTCACCGGAGTGGAAGGCCATCATTGAAGAGACCCTTGAGCGCCAGAAGGAGGCCATGCGCCCGCGTCTCTATCCGGAGATTCCGGCGGCACGCTACATCTGCTTCTATCCCATGGACCGCCGTCGCGGCGAGCACAAGAACTGGTACACACTTCCCATCGAGGAGCGCGCCCGCCAGATGGAGGAGCACGGCCTGGTCGGCCGCCGCTACGCCGGCACCGTACGCCAGATCATCACCGGCTCCATCGGCTTCGACGACTGGGAGTGGGGCGTCGACCTCTTTGCCGACGACCCGCTCATCTTCAAAAAGCTCATCTACGAAATGCGCTTCGACGAAGTCAGCGCCGTCTACGCTCTGTTCGGCCACTTCTACGTCGGCCTGCGCGTGTCCGCCGGACGCCTGGGCGAACTGCTCTCCGGCACGCTGCCCGCCTATTCGCCAGAGAAGTAG
- a CDS encoding uroporphyrinogen-III synthase, giving the protein MSGARRTRGKLAGCRILVTRARHQAGSLSSALRREGATVLEIPSIEIRPPRSFRRLDGALRRLNQQDWLILTSVNGVEALFARLRKLRISPARLRGLHVAAIGPATRRAIQERGLRVSVMPREYVAEAVVRALRHRVAGKRVLLVRARVARDVIPRQLRRAGAQVQVVEAYRTVAPAGSRTRLHALLRDANRRPHFVTFTSSSTARNLVALLGGKQRARRWLKGIRLASIGPVTTGTLRELGLRAHVQARSFTIPGLVDSLVRVGRDWSL; this is encoded by the coding sequence GTGAGCGGAGCGAGGAGAACGCGCGGGAAGCTTGCCGGTTGCCGCATCCTGGTGACCCGCGCGCGTCACCAGGCAGGATCGCTCTCCAGCGCCCTGCGCCGCGAAGGCGCCACCGTCCTCGAGATACCCAGCATCGAGATTCGCCCTCCGCGTTCCTTTCGCCGCCTGGATGGTGCGCTTCGTCGCTTGAATCAGCAGGATTGGCTCATCCTGACCAGCGTGAATGGAGTGGAAGCGCTGTTCGCACGATTGCGAAAGCTGCGCATTTCTCCCGCTCGGCTCCGGGGCCTGCACGTGGCCGCCATTGGACCGGCCACCCGCAGGGCGATTCAGGAGCGAGGCTTACGTGTGAGCGTGATGCCACGCGAATATGTCGCCGAAGCCGTGGTGCGGGCGCTACGCCACCGCGTGGCAGGGAAGCGTGTGTTGCTGGTCCGCGCGCGAGTCGCCCGGGACGTGATCCCGCGCCAACTGCGTCGTGCCGGCGCGCAGGTTCAGGTGGTCGAGGCCTACCGCACGGTAGCGCCGGCGGGCTCTCGCACGCGCCTGCATGCCCTGCTGCGGGATGCGAACCGGCGCCCTCACTTCGTCACCTTCACCAGCTCCTCGACGGCCCGCAATCTGGTTGCGCTCCTGGGCGGCAAGCAGCGCGCGCGCCGCTGGCTGAAGGGAATCCGGCTCGCGTCCATCGGGCCGGTAACCACCGGAACCCTGCGCGAACTGGGACTGCGGGCGCACGTGCAGGCGAGATCGTTCACGATTCCGGGCTTGGTGGATTCTCTGGTCCGGGTAGGAAGGGACTGGTCTCTCTGA